From Lepus europaeus isolate LE1 chromosome 3, mLepTim1.pri, whole genome shotgun sequence, a single genomic window includes:
- the LOC133756131 gene encoding cathepsin B-like yields MWRLLAPLCCLLALTSAWSNSHLHPLSDELVNFINKQNTTWQAGHNFFNVEVSYLKKLCGTFLGGPKLPRRVEFADDIKLPESFDAREQWPNCPTIKEIRDQGSCGSCWAFGAVEAISDRICIHTNGHVNVEVSAEDMLTCCGGQCGDGCNGGYPSGAWNFWTKKGLVSGGLYDSHVGCKPYSIPPCEHHVNGSRPACTGEGDTPRCSKTCEPGYSPSYKEDKHFGYSSYSVSSDENEIKAEIYKNGPVEGTFTVYSDFLMYKSGVYQHTTGDIMGGHAIRILGWGEENGVPYWLVANSWNTDWGDKGFFKILRGQDHCGIESEVVAGIPRTDQYWRQI; encoded by the coding sequence ATGTGGCGACTCTTGGCCCCTCTCTGCTGCCTGCTGGCACTGACCAGCGCCTGGAGCAACTCCCATCTGCACCCGCTGTCGGATGAGCTGGTCAACTTCATCAACAAGCAGAACACGACGTGGCAGGCCGGGCACAACTTCTTCAACGTGGAGGTGAGCTACCTCAAGAAGCTGTGCGGCACCTTCCTGGGAGGGCCCAAGCTGCCCCGCAGAGTTGAGTTCGCTGATGACATAAAACTGCCTGAGAGCTTCGACGCGCGGGAACAGTGGCCAAACTGTCCAACCATCAAGGAGATCAGAGACCAGGGGTCCTGTGGCTCTTGCTGGGCTTTCGGGGCCGTGGAAGCCATCTCCGACCGGATCTGCATCCACACCAACGGGCACGTGAACGTGGAGGTGTCGGCGGAGGACATGCTCACCTGCTGCGGCGGCCAGTGTGGGGACGGCTGTAATGGCGGCTACCCCTCTGGAGCTTGGAACTTCTGGACCAAAAAAGGCCTCGTGTCCGGGGGCCTCTATGACTCCCACGTGGGCTGCAAACCCTACTCCATCCCTCCATGTGAGCACCACGTCAACGGCTCCCGGCCTGCATGCACGGGGGAGGGAGACACGCCCAGGTGCAGCAAGACCTGCGAGCCCGGCTACAGCCCGTCCTACAAGGAGGACAAGCACTTCGGCTACAGTTCCTACAGCGTCTCCAGCGATGAGAACGAGATCAAGGCGGAGATCTACAAAAACGGCCCGGTGGAGGGCACCTTCACCGTGTACTCTGACTTCCTGATGTACAAGTCAGGAGTGTACCAGCACACGACTGGCGACATCATGGGAGGCCACGCCATCCGCATCCTAGGCTGGGGCGAGGAGAACGGCGTCCCCTACTGGCTGGTGGCCAACTCGTGGAACACTGACTGGGGTGACAAAGGCTTCTTTAAAATCCTCAGAGGACAGGATCACTGTGGAATCGAATCCGAAGTTGTGGCCGGAATCCCACGCACTGACCAGTACTGGCGACAGATCTAA